TTGTATGTCTTTTGATTTATAAGTccaattgatattaaaaacaagACTTCCGAGTATTTCCGTTAACCAAAAGCATCATTTATAAAACCATTAAGAATTCAAGCGGTTTCCGGTAGCACGAAGTTCCATCGGAATATTTAATGATTCTAAAGACTCGTCATGAAAACACCAATCACTTCAATCAGTAGTACATCATACTTTCTTCACaacaattgttttaaatttgaaaactaTGTCCACATTCTTTGTAATGTAACAAAGCAGTTATGGATATTTTGGAAGACcagcattttaaaaattacaaatttcttATGTCGTGTTACGGAGTGTGGCCCTACCAGCCACGTTATCAAAAGTACTTACTGAGATGTGTCGCAACGATTGGTATCTTCAGCATTTTGACGCCCAAggtattttccaaaaaattacaaaccAAAATGGACTTTTTGTAtgactaaattattttttctaaatagaCAATCAAATTTATCGAATATTTGGGTGATTTGGACAACATGATTCAGTGTATACCGATGATTTGTGTGCATTTGCTAGGTCTGGTAAAATTTGCCAATTGGATATTCAACGCCAATGCCGTGAgtgttaaaaataactttcaaaagaaataaattttgacaattccaaattttcagataaaaagATTGTTCGTGCTGATGGAACGCGACGGAAAAACTTTGAAATCTGAAGAAGACAAAGAAATAATGCAGAGATGGCTCATACGTACTCGCAAACTGACATCCGCTTACACAGGTATCAATTTACTgcattgatttttatgaacATCAATTTGATCCTCATGaaccatttttcaatttttttttactaacgaaacaaaacaataattttgtttCGTTAATTCTATTTCGTCGATGAAGATATATTGATGAAGGTTTGGCATAGCTGCCATGTTTCCAATACTAGGACTGTTTTTGGCATCGCCGGCTTTGCCCAAAATTTTGGACTTTATCAAGCCGCTGAATCAAACTAGAGatctaatttatttgtatgaAACTGAATATTTTGTGGATCAACGGGAATATTATCTGCCTATTCTTTTGCACTACTACCTGTCCGTGCCAATTTCTGTGGGtggaattgttttttttgacAACATGCTCGGGACGTTTATACACCATGAGTGCGCGATGCTGGAAATTTTGaggtttttataaatttatttttggttaatgattaagtttcaattttttgaacttttcaGTCTTTATTTGCAAAGAGTTAATGCAGGTAGccatgcaaaaaaaaatcatgggAAAGAAAAATTGGATATAATACGGCAGAAAATTGTTCATTGTGTCCATATGCATCAACATAGCATGGAGTAAGTAATTGtttgttccaaaaattaagaaaatattggaaaaatttttttttttttggaaagttttaaaaatgatgCTTTATacacaatttgaaaaaaaataattgattttggTTTCTATTGCAATAATGATCATGAGAAGAgcagttttgaaaaatttggtcAATTTTAGAAGATTATTTCcgtttaaaaacaaaatcatcttaaaagagtcttaaaaCAATCATttgtttaagatcttaaacgtgacacaaaccaagactattttaaggcgccaaaataaaattccaagagcagttttttgaaatttagttctcaaatttgttatgaaaattaatttttagacattttttagatGATTTTGCGAGTTTTTAACCGCAATATTTTTGGGTAAGGTCTTTTTGAattgaatttgaaattattaaaaaattattatccaacaattttaagacttatAATGTTGAACAAAcgactttttaacttcccgctaagaaaatcaaagattttcaaaaatcgggaagttattgttttcaccccttttttcaaaaatcgagttttcatcagatctcgacgtttgaaggtcataggaagcttccctgactactcccgcgaggttgtcactgtgtctgtatgtatgtatgtgtgtgtgtgtgtgtgtgaaagtatgtgaaccgcttataacttttgaacggctcacccgattttatcgcggttggtgccatttgaaagggcttgaccaaacttagattttgagtataatttggaccgattcggatcagtagattttgagaaatcttaaaaaaactaagaaaaaatattttttcaaatgtggttttttttggataacttttaaacggcttcaccgatcgattcctaaaactaatcagctctagaccataaaaaaccacgtcgatcgccaccaagctgttcaaaatcggttaattcgttcgagagatatcgtgaacgaaagaaaaccgaaaaaagtgttttttctaaattactccgaaatttttggttcgatcaattaaaacctgaaaattctttatgtggctgataaaactgcgtcgaatgccaccaaccgcgtggaaattggttgatccattcaaaaattattgcggtttgaaaattccaaaagtagtgttctatgaaacttctattagacttttgagctcgaagagctcaaatgcataaaaatactatctctttgagctcagcgagctcaaaatattacaaaaattatattttgagctcaaaaatctcaaaaacatcataagtacaattttaagcgcccagatatggaattagcgggaagttgcaggaatggcctttagggtaaaccgt
This genomic interval from Cotesia glomerata isolate CgM1 linkage group LG1, MPM_Cglom_v2.3, whole genome shotgun sequence contains the following:
- the LOC123274881 gene encoding odorant receptor 13a-like, whose amino-acid sequence is MDILEDQHFKNYKFLMSCYGVWPYQPRYQKYLLRCVATIGIFSILTPKTIKFIEYLGDLDNMIQCIPMICVHLLGLVKFANWIFNANAIKRLFVLMERDGKTLKSEEDKEIMQRWLIRTRKLTSAYTAAMFPILGLFLASPALPKILDFIKPLNQTRDLIYLYETEYFVDQREYYLPILLHYYLSVPISVGGIVFFDNMLGTFIHHECAMLEILSLYLQRVNAGSHAKKNHGKEKLDIIRQKIVHCVHMHQHSMEFALQLDSSIHIAYFIVLGLSLLVLTVTGMTTVIKLDQTNEALNYGAFTMGSIFHLFYSSFQGQILITQSEKVFYSVYTCDWYNLPNYHQKLLNIILLKSVKPFTVSAGKLYVLSMDTFSIVLKNAMSFFTVLSSMR